Proteins found in one Pseudomonas mosselii genomic segment:
- a CDS encoding DUF1190 domain-containing protein, whose protein sequence is MRRSSVKLVLASSLPLALTACSAPEETYTVSKRSNYTTVQACVDDKMPVDVCSDAYMEALADHRRVAPTYGDKAACEADFVPDYCQVTSDGRYMPRLGGFELAVSGEVSQSQVDAARAQVESSGQAVSGGSNFNGLLTGLLLGQMMSGGSRQYYSQPVYQYRDSRGDYRTTTLGQQIDQGKRFERSDQAQQSGGSYSSYYSGNSGGSSYRSKTSTRSSVSSSISRGGFGSQATARSGWGGKSSGGFSFGG, encoded by the coding sequence ATGAGACGAAGTTCCGTCAAGCTGGTGCTGGCCAGCTCCCTGCCGCTGGCGCTTACCGCGTGCAGCGCGCCCGAGGAGACCTACACGGTCAGCAAGCGCAGCAACTACACCACCGTCCAGGCCTGCGTCGATGACAAGATGCCGGTGGACGTGTGTTCCGATGCCTACATGGAAGCACTGGCCGATCATCGCCGGGTCGCCCCGACCTATGGCGACAAGGCAGCCTGCGAGGCCGATTTCGTGCCGGACTACTGCCAGGTCACCAGCGACGGCCGCTACATGCCGCGCCTGGGTGGCTTCGAGCTGGCGGTGTCGGGTGAAGTGAGCCAGTCGCAGGTCGACGCGGCCCGCGCCCAGGTCGAGAGCAGCGGCCAGGCCGTCAGCGGGGGCAGCAACTTCAACGGCCTGCTTACCGGCCTGCTGCTCGGCCAGATGATGAGTGGCGGCAGCCGCCAGTACTACTCGCAGCCGGTCTACCAGTACCGCGACAGCCGCGGCGACTACCGCACCACCACCCTCGGCCAACAGATCGACCAGGGCAAGCGCTTCGAGCGCTCCGACCAGGCCCAGCAGAGTGGCGGCAGCTACAGCAGCTACTACTCCGGCAATTCAGGCGGTAGCAGCTACAGGTCTAAAACCTCGACCCGCTCCAGTGTGTCCTCGTCGATCTCTCGCGGCGGCTTCGGCAGCCAGGCCACTGCGCGCAGCGGCTGGGGCGGCAAGAGCAGCGGCGGCTTCAGCTTCGGCGGTTGA
- a CDS encoding DUF350 domain-containing protein, with protein MLDALRMSLNAQAVIGFILYISVALVLFWVFQFIYTHLTPHREFALIRDNNSAAAIALGGALIGFSLPASNIIAYSVSLLDFVVWVVIAAVVQLLAFGITSLVLKGLASRIAKGEMAAAIYAAAVAISVGFLNSACMTPSV; from the coding sequence ATGCTCGACGCTCTTCGCATGTCGCTCAACGCCCAGGCAGTGATCGGCTTCATCCTCTACATCAGCGTGGCGCTGGTGCTGTTCTGGGTGTTCCAGTTCATCTACACGCACCTCACCCCGCACCGCGAGTTCGCCCTGATCCGCGACAACAACAGCGCCGCGGCCATCGCCCTGGGCGGCGCGCTGATCGGCTTCTCGCTGCCGGCCAGCAACATCATCGCCTACAGTGTCAGCCTGCTCGATTTCGTGGTCTGGGTGGTGATCGCCGCGGTGGTGCAGCTGTTGGCTTTCGGCATCACCAGCCTGGTGCTCAAGGGCTTGGCCAGCCGTATCGCCAAGGGCGAGATGGCCGCCGCGATCTACGCCGCCGCCGTGGCGATCAGCGTGGGCTTCCTTAACTCGGCCTGCATGACCCCGTCGGTCTGA
- a CDS encoding DUF2491 family protein — MGWLKRFMGFEAPKPAAGSQAQGNLPFGLGSGRMLKLDPSLKLLLDGHSELEVPEQEVVWAVGEVDLGQSVRLARFYMEDEDYWLQVVMNGTSAEDVRDIILFGYYSVLPINSDAELKRLVGPESTIGLPYYEHEGYEFVRQWGSEEGQTELTPISERVTSPETSYRIQHLSMLYARETGLTDRREFLLLSVEEDEQGNVSLTTSVGVTLQSTDFNVI; from the coding sequence GTGGGTTGGTTGAAACGCTTCATGGGCTTCGAAGCCCCCAAACCTGCCGCCGGCAGCCAGGCCCAAGGCAACCTGCCGTTTGGCCTGGGCAGCGGGCGCATGCTCAAGCTCGACCCCTCGCTCAAGCTGCTGCTCGACGGTCACTCTGAACTGGAAGTCCCCGAGCAGGAAGTGGTCTGGGCTGTCGGCGAGGTCGACCTCGGCCAGTCGGTGCGCCTGGCGCGCTTCTACATGGAAGACGAAGACTACTGGCTGCAGGTGGTGATGAACGGCACGTCTGCCGAGGACGTGCGCGATATCATCCTGTTCGGCTACTACAGCGTGCTGCCGATCAACAGTGACGCCGAACTCAAGCGCCTGGTGGGCCCCGAGTCGACCATCGGCCTGCCGTACTACGAGCACGAAGGCTATGAGTTCGTCCGCCAGTGGGGCAGCGAAGAGGGGCAGACCGAGCTGACGCCGATCAGCGAACGGGTCACCAGCCCCGAGACCAGCTACCGCATCCAGCACCTGTCCATGCTGTATGCCCGCGAGACCGGCCTGACCGATCGCCGCGAGTTCCTCCTGCTGTCGGTGGAGGAGGACGAACAAGGCAATGTCAGCCTGACCACTTCGGTGGGTGTCACCCTGCAATCAACGGACTTCAACGTCATCTGA
- a CDS encoding PspA/IM30 family protein, whose product MSLLKKIVTALRGGASEVGEAIVDSQALRILDQEIRDADNNLIDARNQLVKIMAKHKTAQQRITEFDKTIGDWEQKAIAALDKGEEGLAHECAARIADLTNQRDSEQALADQFGASVATLTATVSKTEAQIKGLKQQVDLVKARESVQRAQVSAASATGGANGSLETAVGSLDRIKKRQSERAAELEAAAELAGKADGSDLEARLKAAGIGASNSGADDVLARLKAKAAKPAE is encoded by the coding sequence ATGAGCCTGTTGAAAAAGATCGTCACCGCCCTGCGTGGCGGCGCTTCGGAAGTCGGTGAGGCGATCGTCGACTCCCAGGCCCTGCGCATCCTCGATCAGGAGATCCGCGACGCGGACAACAACCTGATCGATGCGCGCAACCAGCTGGTCAAGATCATGGCCAAGCACAAGACCGCGCAGCAGCGCATCACCGAGTTCGACAAGACCATCGGTGACTGGGAGCAGAAGGCCATCGCCGCCCTGGACAAGGGCGAGGAAGGGCTTGCCCACGAGTGCGCGGCGCGCATCGCCGACCTGACCAACCAGCGCGATTCCGAGCAGGCGCTGGCCGACCAGTTCGGTGCGTCGGTGGCGACCCTGACCGCCACCGTGAGCAAGACCGAGGCGCAGATCAAGGGCCTCAAGCAGCAGGTGGACCTGGTCAAGGCCCGCGAGAGCGTGCAGCGCGCCCAGGTGAGCGCGGCGTCGGCCACCGGCGGCGCCAATGGCAGCCTGGAGACGGCGGTCGGCTCGCTGGACCGCATCAAGAAGCGCCAGAGCGAACGCGCGGCCGAGCTGGAAGCGGCGGCGGAGCTGGCCGGCAAGGCCGATGGCAGCGACCTGGAGGCACGCCTGAAGGCGGCCGGGATCGGCGCCAGCAACAGCGGCGCCGATGATGTGCTGGCGCGCTTGAAGGCCAAGGCGGCGAAGCCGGCGGAGTGA
- a CDS encoding YjfI family protein produces the protein MAGKKSSTDYMRDMRARLKAAGLVKRELWILPEHAAALRGIEKALRQPLAGKQVRTEDFMTEHNHWTIESLHGALQGLEDVRGGAIGLSLQQGAEPSLKLVMHELDGLPLYIAVAGEQILVDTLLVEASQVKDAAAFNDAVLRTRDVFPLSSIGLHRLPSGESVYTMFGALSAASSLDNIVQEIHTLADNVITAAEDFEDYFTH, from the coding sequence ATGGCAGGCAAGAAAAGCTCCACCGACTACATGCGCGACATGCGTGCCCGGCTCAAGGCCGCCGGCCTGGTCAAGCGTGAGCTGTGGATCCTGCCAGAGCATGCCGCCGCCTTGCGCGGTATCGAGAAGGCTTTACGTCAGCCCCTCGCGGGCAAACAGGTCAGAACGGAGGATTTCATGACCGAGCACAACCATTGGACGATCGAATCGCTGCACGGCGCCCTCCAGGGCCTGGAGGATGTGCGTGGCGGGGCGATCGGCCTGTCCCTGCAACAGGGCGCCGAACCCAGCCTGAAGCTGGTGATGCACGAGCTGGACGGCTTGCCGCTGTACATCGCCGTGGCCGGCGAGCAGATCCTGGTCGACACGCTGCTGGTCGAAGCCAGCCAGGTGAAGGACGCGGCGGCCTTCAACGATGCGGTGCTGCGCACCCGCGACGTGTTCCCGCTGTCGTCCATCGGCCTGCACAGGCTGCCCTCGGGCGAGTCGGTGTACACCATGTTCGGCGCCTTGAGCGCGGCCTCGTCGCTGGACAACATCGTCCAGGAGATCCACACCCTGGCCGACAACGTCATCACCGCCGCCGAAGACTTCGAAGACTACTTCACCCACTGA
- a CDS encoding TonB-dependent siderophore receptor: MSARRTSLACSIRQATLALGLCGAALATSTAWAAAQRYDIPAGSLAAAISQFAAASGVTISFSNDETTGLHSSGLQGSFELEQGFATLLQGSGLRVQQVGEKRYVLSKVQNDGAVELGATSIDALGLGSTTEGTGSYTTGSANTATGLRLSARETPQSVSVVTRQQIEDQNLTDVTQVLEQTPGVVVDSMGPAGSDANHIYVRGFQVGSIQVDGVNRPDTFGFRDDLADMVSYDRVEVVRGATGLMSGTGDPGATVNLIRKKPTVETQRKLTLKAGSWDSYRTELDLSGKLSESGHVRGRFVASTTDSQSNVDRQSLERQVAYGVVEWDVTDSTMLTVGAEYQEMDNDGAGNHGFPMYNADGSHFNPSRSFNSASDWSYHKRRTKTLFTTLEHQLDSGWQLKLNAEHSRRRYDDTFATAASGTVNPDGSGISTWTGRWAGEPRQTSFDLSATGPFELLSREHQAYLGASHYRAYYRNPGYQLWTIQPIDNIHTWDGSLAIPDAIHTKYSQDALDETQDGLVASVRWSLNDDLSLITGARVIDWKRNETGTTLSTGATTRTSRSETGVVTPYVGLVYDFAENWSAYASYTAIFKPQSRQDASGGYIEPLEGVNYELGIKSEFWDKRLTTAFSVFEVQQDNLAVADGDKLAPNGDQAYRAESGTKTRGFEMEAAGQILPDWQVSASYTYAQAEDADGKRLLTEVPRDTFKLFTSYQLQSLPQLKVGGGVRWQGMEYKKKAGPHGETFTQDAYSVVDLMAQYAITPQTSVSLNLNNVLDEKYYSAIGARGWYGTPRSATATLVYAF, translated from the coding sequence ATGTCCGCACGCCGTACCTCGCTAGCCTGCAGCATTCGCCAGGCGACCCTTGCGCTTGGCCTTTGCGGTGCCGCATTGGCCACCTCGACCGCCTGGGCGGCCGCGCAGCGCTACGATATCCCGGCCGGCAGCCTGGCTGCTGCGATCAGCCAGTTCGCCGCCGCCAGCGGCGTGACCATCAGCTTCAGCAACGACGAAACAACCGGGCTGCATTCATCGGGGCTGCAGGGCAGCTTCGAACTGGAGCAAGGTTTTGCCACATTGCTGCAGGGCTCCGGATTGCGGGTACAGCAGGTGGGCGAAAAGCGCTATGTGCTGAGCAAGGTACAGAACGACGGCGCCGTCGAGCTGGGCGCCACCAGCATCGATGCGTTGGGCCTGGGCAGCACCACCGAAGGCACCGGCAGCTACACCACGGGCTCCGCTAACACCGCGACCGGCCTGCGCCTGTCGGCGCGGGAGACGCCGCAGTCCGTCAGCGTGGTAACCCGCCAGCAGATCGAGGACCAGAACCTCACGGATGTGACCCAGGTGCTCGAGCAGACGCCGGGCGTGGTCGTCGACAGCATGGGGCCAGCCGGTAGCGACGCCAACCATATCTACGTGCGGGGCTTCCAGGTCGGCAGCATCCAGGTCGACGGCGTCAACCGCCCCGATACCTTCGGCTTTCGCGACGACCTGGCCGACATGGTGTCCTACGACCGCGTGGAAGTGGTGCGCGGTGCCACCGGCCTGATGTCGGGCACCGGCGATCCCGGTGCCACCGTCAATCTGATTCGCAAGAAGCCGACCGTCGAAACCCAGCGCAAGCTGACCCTCAAGGCCGGCTCGTGGGACAGCTACCGTACCGAACTGGACCTGTCCGGCAAGCTGTCTGAAAGCGGCCATGTGCGTGGCCGTTTCGTGGCCTCGACCACCGACAGCCAGAGCAACGTCGACCGCCAGTCGCTGGAGCGGCAGGTGGCCTACGGCGTGGTGGAATGGGACGTCACCGACAGCACGATGCTGACCGTGGGCGCGGAATACCAGGAGATGGACAACGATGGCGCGGGCAACCACGGTTTCCCGATGTACAACGCCGATGGCAGCCATTTCAACCCGTCGCGTTCGTTCAACTCGGCCTCGGACTGGAGCTACCACAAGCGCCGCACGAAAACCCTGTTCACCACCCTGGAGCATCAGTTGGACAGCGGCTGGCAACTGAAGCTGAACGCCGAGCACAGCCGTCGCCGCTACGACGACACCTTCGCCACCGCCGCCAGCGGCACCGTCAATCCCGATGGCAGCGGCATCAGCACCTGGACCGGCCGTTGGGCGGGCGAGCCGCGGCAGACGTCGTTCGACCTCTCGGCCACCGGCCCGTTCGAGCTGCTGTCCCGTGAGCACCAGGCGTACCTTGGTGCCAGCCACTACCGGGCCTACTACCGTAACCCCGGCTACCAGCTGTGGACGATCCAGCCGATCGACAACATCCATACCTGGGACGGTTCGCTGGCGATCCCGGATGCCATCCACACCAAGTATTCGCAAGACGCGCTGGACGAAACCCAGGACGGCCTGGTGGCGTCGGTGCGCTGGAGCCTGAACGATGACCTGTCGCTGATTACCGGTGCGCGGGTGATCGACTGGAAGCGCAATGAAACCGGGACGACCCTGTCGACCGGCGCGACCACACGCACCTCGCGCAGCGAGACCGGAGTGGTCACGCCCTACGTGGGGCTGGTCTACGACTTCGCCGAGAACTGGTCGGCCTACGCCAGCTACACCGCCATCTTCAAGCCGCAGAGCAGGCAGGATGCCAGTGGTGGCTATATCGAACCGTTGGAGGGGGTGAACTACGAACTGGGTATCAAGAGCGAGTTCTGGGACAAGCGCCTGACCACTGCCTTCAGTGTCTTCGAAGTGCAGCAGGACAACCTGGCCGTGGCCGACGGCGACAAGCTGGCGCCGAACGGCGACCAGGCCTACCGCGCCGAGTCCGGCACCAAGACCCGTGGTTTCGAGATGGAGGCGGCCGGGCAGATCCTGCCCGACTGGCAAGTCTCTGCCAGCTACACCTATGCCCAGGCCGAGGACGCCGATGGCAAGCGCCTGCTCACCGAAGTACCCCGCGACACCTTCAAGCTGTTCACCAGCTATCAACTGCAGTCCCTGCCGCAGCTGAAAGTCGGCGGCGGCGTGCGCTGGCAGGGCATGGAGTACAAGAAGAAAGCGGGGCCCCATGGCGAGACGTTCACCCAGGACGCCTACAGCGTGGTCGACCTGATGGCGCAGTACGCGATCACGCCGCAGACCAGCGTTTCGCTGAACCTCAACAACGTGCTGGACGAGAAGTATTACTCGGCGATCGGCGCACGTGGCTGGTATGGCACACCGCGCAGTGCCACGGCGACGTTGGTCTACGCGTTCTAG